A single Acidobacteriaceae bacterium DNA region contains:
- a CDS encoding beta-L-arabinofuranosidase domain-containing protein yields the protein MNRREFLKTSTAASAAALSPSTLHALAPDPASPLRQLDYSQVALLDSPLRTQFDYNHAFFLALDNDRLLKPFRQLTGMPAPGEDMGGWYSPSPDFDPPKNFTGYVPGHTFGQWVSALSRMYAATGDKATQQKVHALLTGFAATVSPKFYANYCLPCYTFDKSMCGLIDAHQFAQDPIALDVLGHATDAVLPYLPDHALTRREMAARPHPNIAYTWDEPYTLPENFYLAYLRSNNPRYRQLAQRFLQDSAYFTPLSQNHNALIGEHAYSHVNALNSAMQAYLVDGSTMHFDAARNGFRFVQDQSFATGGWGPNETFQDPTSNGLADSLHTTHASFETPCGSYGHFKITRYLICATGDPAYGDSMETVLYNTILGARPIQPDGTSFYYSDYNNDAHKFFHNDKWPCCSGTFPQVTADYGISSYFATPRGLAVNLYHPSRVSWKQAGANVTLTQTTSYPSNGEVTLALNTDRTRSFPIALRTPAWAGPATHALVNGRTAPGLAAHPGTWLVMDREWRNNDRIELTLDMPLRPVPLDPNHSNLVALMRGPVALFAVLPASDKVTRQQLLSAKQTSPSSNQHTVATDSGSINFLPFTSITDEHYRLYQQT from the coding sequence ATGAACCGCCGCGAGTTCCTCAAGACGAGCACCGCCGCCTCTGCCGCAGCACTCTCGCCGAGCACACTCCATGCGCTCGCGCCTGATCCCGCGTCGCCTTTGCGCCAGCTCGACTACTCGCAGGTCGCCCTCCTCGACTCACCCTTACGCACGCAATTCGATTACAACCACGCTTTTTTCCTCGCGCTCGATAACGACCGCCTGCTCAAACCCTTTCGCCAGCTCACCGGCATGCCCGCGCCCGGCGAAGACATGGGCGGCTGGTACTCTCCATCCCCTGATTTCGACCCACCCAAAAATTTCACTGGCTATGTGCCCGGCCACACCTTCGGCCAATGGGTCTCTGCGCTGTCACGCATGTACGCCGCAACAGGCGACAAAGCCACGCAACAAAAAGTCCACGCACTGCTCACCGGTTTCGCCGCAACCGTCTCGCCGAAGTTCTACGCCAACTACTGCCTCCCCTGTTACACCTTCGATAAATCCATGTGCGGCCTCATCGACGCACATCAGTTCGCGCAGGATCCCATCGCACTCGACGTCCTCGGCCATGCAACCGACGCCGTGCTTCCTTACCTGCCGGACCACGCGCTCACACGCCGCGAGATGGCCGCGCGCCCGCACCCGAACATCGCCTACACCTGGGACGAACCCTACACGCTGCCCGAAAACTTCTATCTCGCATACCTTCGCAGCAACAACCCGCGCTATCGCCAGCTCGCGCAGCGCTTCTTGCAGGACAGCGCCTACTTCACACCGCTCTCACAAAATCACAACGCGCTCATCGGCGAGCATGCCTACTCGCACGTGAACGCGCTCAACTCCGCCATGCAGGCATATCTCGTCGACGGCAGCACAATGCACTTCGATGCCGCGCGCAATGGCTTTCGCTTCGTGCAGGATCAAAGTTTCGCCACCGGCGGCTGGGGACCGAATGAAACCTTCCAGGATCCTACGTCCAACGGTCTCGCCGACTCACTCCACACCACGCACGCCAGCTTCGAGACACCGTGCGGATCCTACGGCCACTTCAAGATCACACGCTATCTCATCTGCGCCACCGGCGATCCGGCCTACGGCGACAGCATGGAGACCGTGCTGTACAACACCATCCTCGGCGCGCGTCCCATCCAGCCCGACGGCACCAGCTTCTACTACTCCGACTACAACAACGACGCACACAAGTTCTTTCATAACGACAAGTGGCCCTGCTGCTCGGGCACCTTCCCGCAGGTCACCGCCGACTACGGCATCAGCTCCTACTTCGCCACGCCACGCGGCCTCGCCGTGAACCTTTATCACCCTTCGCGCGTCTCGTGGAAGCAAGCCGGCGCGAACGTCACCCTCACACAAACCACCAGCTATCCCAGCAACGGCGAAGTAACTCTCGCGCTCAACACCGACCGCACTCGCAGCTTCCCCATCGCTCTCCGCACCCCTGCATGGGCCGGCCCCGCAACGCACGCTCTGGTCAACGGTCGCACGGCGCCCGGCCTCGCTGCACATCCCGGCACATGGCTGGTCATGGACCGCGAGTGGCGCAACAACGATCGCATCGAGCTCACACTCGACATGCCGCTGCGGCCCGTTCCGCTCGATCCCAACCACTCGAATCTCGTCGCGCTGATGCGAGGTCCAGTTGCGCTGTTCGCTGTTCTGCCGGCCTCTGACAAAGTCACTCGCCAGCAGCTTCTCAGCGCGAAGCAAACATCGCCCAGCTCAAACCAGCACACCGTCGCGACCGATAGCGGCAGCATCAACTTCCTGCCCTTCACCTCCATCACTGACGAGCACTATCGGCTTTACCAGCAGACCTGA
- the ilvB gene encoding biosynthetic-type acetolactate synthase large subunit has protein sequence MASKNQHPTLTGSEILWATLAGEGTTTVFGYPGGAILPVYDALRKFPTIHHVLVRHEQGAAHMADGYARASGRPGVCMATSGPGATNLVTGLATAMLDSIPIVAITGQVSSKVLGSDAFQEIDITGITLPITKHNFLVTRAEDIAPAVRQAFQIATSGRPGPVLIDITKDAQQASAIFDFDAAKPAPYRPHPMLRAESCAIREAIDLIQHSKKPVILAGHGIVESGAEREVLAFAEALQIPIASTLLGLGAIPAGHPLSLGMMGMHGESWVNNAIQQSDLLLAFGMRFDDRVTGNLASYAPNAKKIHVEIDPSEINKNVRADVALIGDLKEVLQLLLPLLSSRSEAEGSASRAWLQEINKSKGTAAVRDIINLPDNGHLYAAHVIHDIWKEAREAGRLENTIIVTDVGQHQMWEAQYFKHESPRSLVTSGGLGTMGFALPAAIGAKFACPEKDVWVIAGDGGFQMTAAELSTIVQEKLAINIAVINNGFLGMVRQWQETFYEKNYSASPILSPDFVMLAAAHGIDAANVTKRAEVTPTATRARTSGKPFLINFAVEKEDGVYPMITPGAALHEMVRRPQKDPLLETAEDE, from the coding sequence ATGGCCAGCAAGAATCAACACCCCACGCTCACCGGCTCCGAGATCCTCTGGGCCACGCTCGCGGGCGAAGGCACCACCACCGTCTTTGGCTATCCCGGCGGAGCCATCCTCCCCGTCTATGACGCGTTGCGCAAGTTCCCCACCATCCACCACGTTCTGGTGCGCCACGAGCAGGGCGCTGCGCATATGGCTGACGGCTACGCGCGCGCCTCTGGCCGACCCGGCGTCTGCATGGCCACCTCCGGCCCCGGCGCGACGAACCTCGTCACCGGCCTCGCCACCGCGATGCTCGACAGCATCCCCATCGTCGCCATCACCGGCCAGGTCTCGTCCAAAGTTCTCGGCAGCGACGCCTTCCAGGAGATCGACATCACCGGCATCACGCTGCCGATCACCAAGCACAATTTCCTCGTCACCCGCGCCGAAGACATCGCTCCCGCCGTCCGCCAGGCCTTTCAGATCGCCACCTCCGGACGTCCCGGCCCCGTGCTCATCGACATCACCAAGGACGCACAACAGGCCTCCGCTATCTTCGACTTCGACGCCGCCAAGCCTGCGCCCTATCGCCCACATCCGATGCTGCGCGCCGAATCTTGCGCAATCCGCGAAGCCATCGATCTAATCCAGCACTCCAAAAAACCAGTCATCCTCGCCGGCCACGGCATCGTCGAATCCGGCGCGGAGCGCGAAGTACTTGCCTTCGCAGAAGCGCTGCAGATCCCCATCGCTTCGACCCTGCTCGGCTTGGGCGCCATCCCCGCCGGCCATCCACTCTCGCTCGGCATGATGGGCATGCACGGCGAATCGTGGGTCAACAACGCCATCCAGCAGTCCGATCTCCTCCTCGCCTTCGGCATGCGCTTCGACGACCGCGTCACCGGCAACCTCGCCAGCTACGCTCCCAACGCGAAGAAGATTCACGTCGAGATCGATCCCTCCGAGATCAATAAGAACGTCCGCGCCGACGTCGCCCTCATCGGCGACCTCAAAGAAGTGCTGCAACTTCTCCTCCCCCTGTTGTCATCCCGCAGCGAAGCGGAGGGATCTGCTTCTCGCGCATGGCTGCAGGAGATCAACAAGTCCAAAGGCACCGCCGCCGTCCGCGACATCATCAATCTCCCCGACAACGGCCACCTCTACGCCGCGCACGTCATCCACGACATCTGGAAGGAAGCACGTGAAGCAGGAAGATTAGAAAACACCATCATCGTCACCGACGTCGGCCAACACCAGATGTGGGAAGCGCAATACTTCAAGCACGAGTCCCCGCGCTCGCTCGTCACCTCCGGCGGCCTCGGCACCATGGGCTTCGCTTTACCTGCCGCCATCGGCGCAAAGTTCGCCTGCCCTGAAAAAGACGTCTGGGTCATCGCCGGCGACGGCGGCTTCCAGATGACCGCAGCCGAGCTCTCCACCATCGTGCAGGAAAAACTCGCCATCAACATCGCCGTCATCAACAACGGCTTCCTCGGCATGGTGCGCCAGTGGCAGGAGACCTTCTACGAGAAGAACTACTCCGCCTCGCCCATCCTCTCGCCGGACTTCGTCATGCTCGCCGCCGCGCACGGCATCGACGCCGCCAACGTCACCAAGCGTGCCGAGGTCACACCCACAGCTACGCGCGCACGCACTAGCGGCAAACCCTTCCTCATCAACTTCGCCGTTGAAAAAGAAGACGGCGTCTACCCCATGATCACGCCCGGCGCCGCCCTCCACGAGATGGTCCGCCGCCCACAAAAAGACCCGCTCCTCGAAACCGCGGAGGACGAGTAA
- a CDS encoding acyltransferase, translated as MIRTAPAAVAVANPPTPMEHHRFHFLDALRGIAAVLVVFRHAPQIFQRGLYTRNSYLAVDFFFCLSGFVVAFSYEGRLASSMKFRDFAVARIIRLMPIAILGAAIGAIELGRDRYLVGHLFIGRLAGLFLMNSVMLPHLPKEMFPLDEVMWSLWVELIANFAYAALVRVRLAGTGLLFGISFLSFVGLAYERKVHGTFDLGYAPANAHVGLLRVGVSFFIGVLVLRLYRRWAPSRLHNRRAILAMLFVVGVLVFSLCNNAWFSGLAAVEMLTVVVVYPAIIYLGARAIPPSAFVAPCVVLGTVSYVVYILHPPLLWFLGRHAVLQLGAAHPGLTRPTMLIYTAFIVALCWAVAHFYESPIHQWLSQTYRTRAVRRLA; from the coding sequence ATGATCCGGACCGCCCCAGCAGCTGTTGCAGTAGCAAATCCGCCCACCCCGATGGAGCATCACAGGTTTCATTTCCTTGATGCACTTCGAGGTATCGCGGCTGTTCTGGTCGTATTCCGGCATGCCCCTCAGATCTTTCAGCGGGGCCTCTATACGCGCAACAGCTACTTGGCCGTAGACTTCTTTTTCTGCCTCAGTGGATTTGTCGTCGCATTTTCGTATGAAGGGCGCCTTGCGAGTTCTATGAAGTTCCGCGACTTTGCAGTCGCTCGCATCATCCGCCTCATGCCCATTGCAATCCTTGGGGCCGCCATCGGAGCTATTGAGCTTGGCCGTGACCGATATTTGGTGGGTCATTTGTTCATCGGACGACTGGCCGGCTTGTTCCTCATGAATTCCGTCATGCTCCCGCACCTGCCGAAAGAGATGTTTCCACTGGATGAGGTCATGTGGTCGCTGTGGGTGGAGCTCATCGCCAACTTCGCCTATGCTGCTCTCGTTCGTGTTCGTCTTGCAGGAACAGGTCTGCTGTTTGGCATCTCCTTTCTGTCATTTGTTGGATTGGCGTATGAACGTAAGGTTCATGGAACGTTCGATCTGGGATACGCACCGGCAAATGCGCATGTCGGTCTGCTCCGCGTGGGAGTTTCGTTCTTTATTGGAGTGCTCGTCCTGCGTCTGTACAGAAGGTGGGCGCCTTCCAGGCTCCACAACCGCAGGGCCATTCTTGCGATGCTCTTCGTGGTTGGTGTTCTCGTTTTTTCGTTGTGTAACAACGCCTGGTTTTCAGGACTCGCAGCAGTGGAGATGTTGACCGTCGTCGTCGTGTACCCGGCCATCATCTACCTCGGAGCTCGCGCCATTCCACCCAGCGCATTTGTCGCTCCCTGTGTAGTCCTCGGCACGGTTTCCTATGTTGTCTATATCCTTCATCCGCCTTTGTTATGGTTTCTGGGCCGACATGCTGTTTTGCAGCTTGGAGCAGCACATCCGGGTCTCACCAGGCCGACAATGCTGATATATACCGCTTTCATCGTGGCGCTTTGCTGGGCGGTTGCACATTTTTATGAATCTCCCATACACCAATGGCTCAGCCAGACCTATCGGACACGTGCAGTCAGGAGACTTGCATGA
- the ilvN gene encoding acetolactate synthase small subunit encodes MLHTFVAIVQDKPGTLTRVASLFRRLNINIVSLTVGESERPDTSRMTIVCEAHEHAAHRIRASLYKLETTIDVDEVNRAEAVVRELCLIKVAAGPNQPHGVHSRSQIFELANVFRARVVDLAPESIMLEMTGSASKIEGLLQVLRETGYEVLEVSRTGRMAMRRGHHTGRVLKALGSKADEPQNAAADPDVLSRNEILPTEFED; translated from the coding sequence ATGCTCCACACCTTCGTCGCCATCGTTCAAGACAAGCCCGGCACGCTCACCCGCGTCGCCTCGCTCTTCCGCCGGTTGAACATCAACATCGTCTCGCTCACCGTCGGCGAATCCGAGCGCCCCGACACCTCGCGCATGACCATCGTCTGCGAGGCCCACGAGCACGCCGCGCATCGCATCCGCGCCTCGCTCTACAAGCTCGAGACCACCATCGACGTCGACGAGGTCAACCGCGCCGAAGCCGTCGTCCGCGAGCTCTGCCTCATCAAGGTTGCCGCCGGCCCCAACCAGCCGCACGGCGTCCACTCACGCTCGCAGATCTTCGAGCTCGCCAACGTCTTTCGCGCGCGCGTCGTCGACCTCGCACCCGAATCCATCATGCTCGAGATGACCGGCTCCGCCTCCAAGATCGAAGGCCTCCTGCAGGTCCTTCGCGAAACCGGCTACGAGGTCCTCGAGGTCTCACGCACCGGCCGCATGGCCATGCGCCGCGGCCACCACACCGGCCGCGTCCTCAAAGCCCTTGGCAGCAAAGCCGACGAACCACAGAACGCCGCCGCCGACCCCGACGTTCTCTCACGCAATGAGATCCTCCCCACTGAATTCGAGGACTAG